A DNA window from Ictalurus furcatus strain D&B unplaced genomic scaffold, Billie_1.0 scf6, whole genome shotgun sequence contains the following coding sequences:
- the LOC128604979 gene encoding histone H2B-like encodes MPDPAKTAPKKGSKKAVTKTAGKGGKKRRKSRKESYAIYVYKVLKQVHPDTGISSKAMGIMNSFVNDIFERIAGESSRLAHYNKRSTITSREIQTAVRLLLPGELAKHAVSEGTKAVTKYTSSK; translated from the coding sequence ATGCCCGATCCAGCTAAGACCGCGCCCAAGAAGGGATCAAAGAAAGCCGTGACCAAGACGGCAGGTAAAGGAGGCAAGAAGCGCAGAAAGTCCCGGAAGGAAAGCTACGCCATCTACGTGTACAAGGTCCTGAAGCAGGTGCACCCTGACACCGGCATCTCATCCAAGGCCATGGGCATCATGAACTCCTTCGTGAATGATATTTTTGAGCGCATCGCCGGTGAGTCTTCTCGTCTGGCTCATTATAACAAGCGCTCCACTATCACCTCCAGGGAGATCCAGACCGCCGTGCGCCTGTTGCTTCCCGGCGAGCTGGCCAAGCACGCCGTGTCCGAGGGCACAAAGGCCGTCACCAAGTACACCAGCTCCAAGTAA